A genomic region of Podarcis raffonei isolate rPodRaf1 chromosome 13, rPodRaf1.pri, whole genome shotgun sequence contains the following coding sequences:
- the EREG gene encoding proepiregulin, whose translation MASSCSSQTVEGALLLLGFHLFQAVLGTTVTPLCGRNETGNCTTVLIRTVHSPRVAEVKTTDCGSDLKNYCINGHCKYLVALSTPSCTCEDGYYGDRCGHSTLTSQQPLSNEYLALTILLVLFFVITAAVVIYYFYRWYQNKSRRLAASSNYKEVSTETEKDNKLLHV comes from the exons ATGGCAAGCAGCTGCAGCTCCCAAACCGTCGAAGGCGCCCTTCTGCTTTTGG GCTTCCACCTATTTCAAGCCGTTCTTGGGACAACTGTGACACCGTTATGCGGGAGGAATGAAACAGGCAACTGCACGACAGTTCTGA TTCGAACAGTGCACAGTCCCCGTGTCGCTGAAGTGAAGACCACAGATTGCGGCTCTGACTTGAAAAACTACTGCATTAATGGGCACTGCAAGTACCTCGTGGCTTTGAGTACACCTTCGTGCAC CTGTGAAGATGGTTATTATGGCGACCGGTGTGGCCATTCCACTTTGACAAGCCAGCAGCCCCTGAGCAATGAATACCTGGCGCTCACTATTCTCCTGGTTCTGTTTTTCGTCATCACCGCTGCAGTTGTTATCTACTACTTCTACAGATG GTACCAGAACAAAAGCAGGAGACTTGCTGCAAGCAGTAACTATAAAGAAGTTTCTACAGAGACCGAAAAAGACAATAAGCTGCTTCATGTCTGA